In Lentibacillus amyloliquefaciens, one DNA window encodes the following:
- a CDS encoding RsbT co-antagonist protein RsbRA → MDRDFKKIVLDNSDIIVQKWINEIDTLKTSNYSSSVTEELLESTNREFVNIIFSSIKNEGDTKQLKEFSEKLINLGWQVSYITDGLQVFRRVTINFILEQSEQIDTSYISELLQSVDNWVEPVIRQLVNEYSGNWENILSLQQMALHELSAPLIPVMDDITVMPLIGTIDTERAKLIMENLLEGTIKHHSQVVLIDITGVPVVDTMVAHHIVQAADAVRLVGATCILVGIRPEIAQTIVTLGIDLSKFPTKSSLRKGFIKALELTNRQVVDLDQKDDTIEQMFDSLGGE, encoded by the coding sequence ATGGATAGGGATTTTAAAAAAATTGTACTGGATAACAGTGATATAATAGTTCAAAAGTGGATTAATGAAATCGATACACTGAAAACTTCCAATTATTCCTCCAGTGTGACAGAAGAATTATTGGAAAGCACCAACCGGGAATTTGTGAATATTATCTTCAGCAGTATTAAAAATGAAGGTGACACCAAGCAATTAAAAGAATTCTCCGAAAAGCTGATCAATCTGGGATGGCAGGTAAGTTACATAACAGACGGGCTGCAAGTGTTCCGGCGTGTCACGATCAACTTTATTCTGGAACAGTCCGAACAAATCGACACGAGTTATATTTCTGAATTGCTTCAAAGTGTCGATAATTGGGTCGAACCTGTTATCAGACAGCTCGTTAATGAGTATTCAGGAAACTGGGAAAACATTCTCTCCCTGCAGCAGATGGCACTTCATGAATTATCCGCTCCCCTTATTCCGGTGATGGATGACATCACTGTTATGCCACTGATTGGAACGATTGATACAGAACGGGCCAAATTGATTATGGAGAATCTGCTCGAGGGGACGATCAAACATCATTCGCAAGTTGTCCTGATTGATATCACGGGTGTCCCCGTTGTCGATACGATGGTCGCCCATCATATTGTCCAAGCTGCCGATGCTGTTCGTCTTGTGGGAGCGACATGCATTCTTGTGGGTATACGGCCGGAGATTGCTCAGACAATTGTCACTCTGGGAATTGATTTGAGCAAGTTCCCTACCAAGAGCTCGCTTCGAAAAGGGTTCATCAAAGCACTTGAATTGACGAATCGCCAAGTTGTTGATTTGGATCAAAAAGATGACACGATTGAGCAGATGTTCGATTCTCTTGGGGGAGAGTGA
- a CDS encoding type II toxin-antitoxin system PemK/MazF family toxin → MIVQRGEVYFADLSPVVGSEQGGIRPVLILQNDIGNRFSPTVIVAAITAQIQKAKLPTHVEIDAKRYGFDRNSVILLEQIRTLDKQRLTDKITKLDHQMMKKIDNALEISLGLKEMYDQ, encoded by the coding sequence TTGATCGTTCAAAGAGGCGAAGTTTATTTCGCCGACTTATCCCCCGTTGTGGGATCAGAACAGGGAGGCATACGGCCGGTCTTGATCCTGCAGAATGATATCGGAAACCGCTTCAGCCCAACGGTTATTGTTGCTGCTATAACTGCTCAGATTCAGAAGGCCAAACTCCCGACACATGTGGAGATCGATGCGAAACGGTATGGATTCGACCGTAACTCGGTTATATTGCTGGAACAAATAAGAACGTTGGATAAGCAGCGGTTGACCGATAAAATAACAAAACTTGATCATCAGATGATGAAAAAGATTGATAACGCTTTAGAGATCAGTCTTGGACTGAAAGAAATGTATGATCAATAG
- a CDS encoding CopG family ribbon-helix-helix protein, with product MSESSQEISVRLPKNLLNEVDGLMKYENSNLSDFICQATRNYLEHKKEEHVQQFRESMQQGYMEMANINLTIASEAFQAEEEAEKNNLQRTVIGV from the coding sequence TTGTCAGAAAGCTCACAAGAAATTTCAGTACGCTTACCAAAGAACCTGTTAAATGAGGTGGATGGACTAATGAAATATGAAAACAGTAATCTGAGTGATTTCATATGTCAGGCAACGCGAAATTATCTGGAACACAAAAAAGAAGAGCATGTCCAACAGTTTCGTGAATCAATGCAGCAAGGGTACATGGAAATGGCTAATATTAATCTCACCATCGCTTCAGAAGCTTTTCAGGCCGAGGAAGAAGCTGAGAAAAACAACTTACAGCGCACAGTGATCGGGGTGTAA
- the alr gene encoding alanine racemase → MDSHLFRSTWAEVDLNAIGHNVREMKNRLPEHCAVIAVVKADAYGHGAEKVAEKALDSGATMLAVALLKEALVLREANITDPILVFGRVSPHDVPVAASQNIILTCYQKDWVREVNQMKLPYPVDVHMKWDTGMGRVGLRTEEELIEITDELRNSTAVNLTGVYTHFATADDTEFAYFEKQQRRFDNVLKTFKSIWAEPVNVHVGNSAASIRFPERMYDYMRFGISMYGLYPSDPVKDERDIQLKPAFSLHSRLDHVKWLDPGESISYGATYTTEDEEYIGTIPIGYADGWIRKLQGADVLVDGKRMPIVGRITMDQTMIKLDQAYPVGTQVTLIGKQSDEEIEVDEIAEKLETINYEIPCMISERVPRQYKS, encoded by the coding sequence ATGGACAGTCATTTATTTCGGAGCACATGGGCAGAAGTTGATTTGAACGCGATTGGACATAACGTCAGGGAAATGAAAAACAGACTGCCTGAGCATTGTGCTGTTATTGCGGTGGTTAAAGCGGATGCATATGGTCATGGAGCTGAGAAAGTTGCTGAGAAAGCACTTGATTCCGGTGCAACGATGCTGGCAGTGGCATTGCTGAAAGAAGCGCTTGTTTTGCGCGAGGCAAATATTACGGATCCGATTTTGGTATTTGGAAGAGTATCACCGCACGATGTCCCGGTTGCTGCGAGTCAAAATATTATTCTGACTTGCTATCAAAAGGATTGGGTTCGTGAAGTGAACCAGATGAAACTTCCTTACCCGGTAGACGTACATATGAAATGGGATACCGGAATGGGAAGAGTCGGACTCAGGACAGAAGAAGAATTAATTGAAATTACTGACGAGCTCCGGAACAGTACAGCAGTTAATCTAACGGGGGTCTATACACACTTTGCCACAGCTGATGATACTGAATTTGCCTATTTTGAAAAGCAGCAGCGCCGGTTTGACAATGTGCTTAAGACGTTTAAATCTATCTGGGCTGAGCCAGTAAACGTTCATGTTGGTAATAGTGCTGCTTCAATCCGTTTTCCTGAACGAATGTATGATTATATGCGTTTTGGCATATCGATGTATGGTTTGTATCCGTCAGATCCTGTAAAAGATGAACGCGATATTCAATTGAAACCGGCCTTTTCATTGCATAGCAGACTCGATCATGTGAAGTGGCTCGACCCGGGTGAATCGATCAGTTATGGTGCGACTTATACGACAGAAGATGAAGAGTATATCGGGACAATACCGATTGGTTATGCTGACGGATGGATCCGCAAATTGCAGGGCGCAGACGTGTTAGTCGACGGAAAAAGAATGCCGATTGTCGGAAGGATAACGATGGATCAGACAATGATCAAGCTGGACCAAGCATATCCGGTGGGGACACAGGTTACGCTGATTGGAAAACAGAGTGATGAGGAAATCGAAGTCGATGAAATTGCTGAAAAGCTTGAGACCATCAACTATGAAATACCTTGTATGATATCCGAACGTGTGCCAAGACAGTATAAGTCATAG
- a CDS encoding LolA family protein, with translation MKKKLSLLVVIVFSIVLSACGEQSQEDVAGKLESKLESMKGYKATAEMTMNTGQENQTYQINIWHKKQDLYRVELSNDQDEEGKQIILKNEDGVFVLSPDLNKSFKFQEEWPKNGSQPYLYQSLVSDILQDAEAQFEIGENHYIFETKTNYQSNNNLPYQEVYFDKENYTPAMVKVLDKDRNALVEVNFSEFNTDPTFEDDDFTMDKNMPNEESDASVSGDSETKADAFTVVYPRNMKGSELTEETQVDTESGQRVIMTFAGDKNFTLVEEKQDVVPAMSSPEMVDGEIVNLGHSIGALSDNTIEWVDNGMSFVLASDELTREELIEVAQSVQGKEVK, from the coding sequence ATGAAAAAAAAGTTAAGCTTGTTGGTTGTCATCGTGTTTAGCATTGTACTTTCTGCCTGTGGTGAACAGTCTCAGGAAGATGTGGCCGGAAAGCTGGAATCGAAACTCGAATCCATGAAAGGTTATAAAGCAACTGCTGAAATGACGATGAATACCGGGCAGGAAAATCAAACGTACCAGATTAATATCTGGCATAAGAAACAGGATCTGTACCGCGTCGAGTTGAGCAACGATCAGGATGAAGAGGGCAAGCAAATTATTCTCAAAAATGAGGACGGTGTATTTGTTCTGTCACCAGACTTGAACAAAAGCTTCAAATTCCAGGAAGAATGGCCGAAAAACGGCAGTCAGCCATATCTGTACCAGTCGCTTGTCAGCGATATTCTACAGGATGCTGAAGCTCAATTCGAGATAGGTGAGAATCACTATATTTTTGAGACAAAAACCAATTATCAGAGCAACAATAATTTGCCTTACCAGGAAGTTTATTTTGACAAAGAGAATTATACACCGGCTATGGTTAAAGTGCTCGACAAAGACCGCAATGCATTAGTGGAAGTGAATTTCTCTGAATTTAACACAGACCCCACTTTCGAAGATGATGATTTTACAATGGATAAAAATATGCCAAACGAAGAATCTGATGCATCGGTTTCCGGTGACAGTGAAACGAAAGCGGACGCGTTTACCGTCGTTTATCCGCGAAACATGAAAGGCTCAGAACTGACAGAAGAAACACAGGTTGATACAGAAAGCGGCCAGCGGGTCATCATGACATTTGCCGGTGACAAAAACTTCACTTTGGTTGAAGAAAAACAGGATGTGGTACCAGCCATGTCTTCGCCTGAAATGGTGGATGGCGAGATTGTGAACTTAGGCCATTCGATTGGCGCGCTGAGCGATAACACGATTGAATGGGTCGATAACGGTATGAGTTTTGTTCTGGCAAGTGATGAATTGACCAGAGAAGAATTGATTGAGGTTGCACAGTCTGTACAAGGCAAAGAAGTAAAATAA
- a CDS encoding bifunctional ADP-dependent NAD(P)H-hydrate dehydratase/NAD(P)H-hydrate epimerase — MKIVTAEEMYDMDHGTIQEIGIDGKLLMENAGRAMADRIRKRIAKMDRIRIFAGSGNNGGDGFVIARTLFEYGCRVSVVQVVPDEKIKGDALFHKNLLIRCGGEIEVARKELDIETILQETDVIVDAMLGIGVSGMLRDPLAQIVAAINENDAYVIAADIPSGLPANEGAGEFQAVQANETIVAGFPKMSAFLEKTAPYYGSWETVSFGLPAAITERHNHRHVWTPEKFRKTMPGRKRNAHKGNHGRGLVVGGNVEMPGSIAMTVSAALRTGAGLVTAATAKDIIPTVSSYCTEATYLTLNDTDGYLDGSNAIPFENFDAMVLGMGLGRHLEAGELVQQAIEAQLPLIVDADGLYHLKAMLHQVKQRKEPVVLTPHPGEMAMLLGISVPELLQSPFSYTKSFAENYHVYVVLKGMFTIITTPEGIQTVSEAGNQGLAKGGTGDVLSGITLAMLMQEQTVPDALNNACFVHGKSAELLTETNHSVYDLTASDVITGIKAVYRTFQT, encoded by the coding sequence GTGAAGATTGTCACCGCGGAAGAAATGTACGATATGGATCATGGGACCATTCAAGAAATAGGAATTGATGGAAAGCTGTTAATGGAAAATGCCGGGCGGGCGATGGCAGACAGGATCAGAAAGCGTATAGCCAAAATGGACCGTATCCGAATTTTCGCAGGGAGCGGTAACAACGGCGGTGATGGGTTTGTCATTGCCAGAACGCTGTTTGAATACGGGTGTCGGGTCTCTGTCGTGCAGGTTGTGCCGGATGAAAAGATAAAAGGTGATGCACTTTTTCATAAAAATTTACTAATCAGATGCGGCGGGGAAATCGAGGTTGCCCGCAAGGAACTCGACATTGAAACGATTTTACAGGAAACTGATGTGATTGTGGATGCGATGCTGGGTATCGGCGTTTCAGGGATGCTGCGTGATCCACTCGCTCAGATTGTAGCAGCTATTAATGAGAACGATGCTTATGTTATAGCCGCGGACATTCCTTCAGGGCTTCCGGCAAATGAAGGAGCCGGGGAGTTTCAAGCGGTACAAGCAAACGAAACGATTGTTGCAGGATTTCCAAAAATGAGTGCATTTCTTGAAAAAACAGCACCTTACTACGGAAGTTGGGAGACGGTGTCGTTCGGGCTCCCGGCAGCCATCACTGAAAGGCATAACCACCGGCATGTCTGGACGCCGGAGAAATTCCGAAAGACCATGCCTGGACGCAAGCGAAATGCCCATAAAGGCAATCATGGGCGGGGGCTGGTTGTAGGCGGCAATGTGGAGATGCCCGGCTCAATTGCAATGACAGTAAGTGCTGCACTAAGGACAGGTGCCGGCCTGGTTACAGCTGCCACAGCAAAAGACATCATTCCGACAGTATCTTCATATTGTACAGAAGCGACCTATTTGACGCTGAACGATACAGACGGATATTTGGATGGTTCGAATGCTATACCGTTTGAGAACTTTGATGCAATGGTGCTTGGTATGGGTCTCGGGCGTCATTTAGAAGCCGGGGAATTAGTGCAGCAAGCGATTGAAGCACAGCTGCCTCTGATTGTTGATGCGGACGGTCTGTATCATTTGAAAGCGATGCTTCATCAGGTCAAACAGCGCAAAGAGCCTGTTGTTCTGACGCCGCACCCGGGTGAGATGGCCATGCTTTTGGGCATTTCGGTGCCAGAGCTTTTGCAGTCACCTTTTTCTTATACAAAATCGTTTGCTGAAAACTATCACGTCTATGTTGTACTCAAGGGCATGTTCACGATTATAACAACACCCGAAGGCATTCAGACAGTCAGTGAAGCAGGCAATCAGGGGCTCGCTAAAGGCGGAACAGGGGATGTCCTATCGGGCATTACGCTCGCCATGTTGATGCAGGAGCAGACAGTTCCGGATGCGTTAAATAATGCGTGTTTTGTACACGGTAAATCCGCGGAACTTTTAACGGAAACAAACCATTCGGTTTATGACCTGACGGCTTCGGATGTTATCACAGGCATCAAAGCTGTCTATCGTACATTTCAGACGTAA
- the acpS gene encoding holo-ACP synthase: MIKGIGIDIIELSRIRKSIQKNNRLGERVLTAPEMTLYKSLTNDLRKTEYLAGRFAAKEAFSKAVGSGIGKISFKDIQIMPDANGAPKMNVGGYEHLHIFISITHSRDYAVAQVVLEEKD, encoded by the coding sequence ATGATAAAAGGTATTGGGATTGACATAATTGAACTGAGCCGGATTCGAAAAAGCATTCAAAAAAATAACCGACTGGGAGAAAGAGTTTTAACAGCTCCGGAAATGACGCTTTACAAATCGCTCACAAACGACCTACGAAAGACTGAATACCTGGCGGGCAGGTTTGCCGCCAAAGAAGCGTTTTCGAAAGCAGTTGGGAGTGGTATTGGTAAAATAAGCTTCAAGGATATTCAGATTATGCCAGATGCAAACGGTGCGCCAAAGATGAACGTAGGCGGTTATGAACATTTACATATATTTATTTCAATTACGCACAGCAGAGATTATGCAGTGGCACAGGTTGTTCTGGAAGAAAAGGATTGA
- a CDS encoding rhomboid family intramembrane serine protease, with product MFIRNERSIKEFKQLYPIVFWVIIIQLALWLLTGFLQTPLGTMIENWGRGVNFYISQGEYWRLLTSIFLHADLMHVLFNSFALVLFGPALEQMLGKMKFIAAYLGAGLVGNIATLLLGPPIYAHVGASGAIYGLFGIYVFMVAFRKQLIDQSSAQIVTVILVIGLIMTFVNTGINAYAHIFGFIGGFALSPLVLNNVRPFSPWIRHRVVDDGSVKFDPNRWHKKQRNKKLFKNGLWIFLGILIILGLFSRLL from the coding sequence ATGTTTATACGAAATGAGCGCAGCATTAAAGAATTCAAGCAGCTTTATCCGATCGTCTTCTGGGTGATCATTATCCAATTAGCGCTCTGGCTTTTAACCGGCTTTTTGCAGACCCCGCTCGGTACCATGATCGAAAATTGGGGAAGAGGCGTCAACTTCTACATCAGCCAGGGAGAATACTGGCGTTTGCTGACATCTATTTTTCTTCATGCCGATCTCATGCATGTTCTGTTTAATTCATTTGCACTAGTGTTATTCGGGCCGGCCCTTGAACAAATGCTCGGCAAGATGAAATTCATTGCTGCTTATTTAGGGGCAGGGCTTGTCGGAAATATCGCCACCCTTTTGCTCGGGCCGCCCATTTATGCTCACGTAGGCGCATCCGGTGCGATCTATGGATTATTTGGCATATATGTATTCATGGTAGCCTTTCGTAAACAGCTCATCGATCAATCAAGCGCACAGATTGTTACCGTCATTTTGGTGATCGGTCTGATCATGACTTTCGTCAATACGGGAATCAACGCATATGCTCATATTTTCGGTTTCATTGGCGGCTTTGCACTTTCGCCGCTGGTCTTAAATAATGTACGCCCCTTTTCACCGTGGATAAGACACCGGGTTGTTGATGACGGATCCGTTAAATTTGATCCAAATCGCTGGCACAAAAAGCAGCGTAACAAAAAGCTATTTAAAAACGGTCTCTGGATTTTTCTCGGCATCCTGATTATTCTCGGCCTGTTTAGCCGGCTATTGTGA
- a CDS encoding PH domain-containing protein, whose product MRQPPVNRIAPDAIKAWKIAESILAGVFWLITIALFILAFIFEFSYWYGAGAAFISGLSTYFFVFLLPTLRWRRWRYEVFEQEIYIQHGILIVSRTLVPMIRVQHVDTKQGPILKKYKLASVEISTAATTHEIPALVEEDASDLRDRISALARVAATMFEPKRLHPAAILFNLIKTVREFLFAIVLGFITFRDESLFYFGLIIAVLLVLFITASVLTWYRYTYRIEEDELRIEYGVFIRKKRFISKNRIQSIDLTSGVIHRIFKLTKVQIETAGTGTSAEASLSAVKLEEGEALRQELKSSAVPPADDEEAPEETEKLPNPSAKISFKRLFIVGTTSGSVGVILALAAAGFSEFEQFIPEHYFDNTIEWVVGLGVIILIVMVIFLLLLLWLLGIAGTMIKYGNFTITKNDEELFITRGLLEKKQVTIPLKRIQAVGIQESIIRQPLGYVTVFAEIAGGSMDKGEDFSSILFPIMKRDELEEFLETFLPDYAGVQRELTPLPKQALKYYILRAAVPFLLLVAAVAIFIPAFIWIPLILLLVGGLLLGWIRYKDGGFTIRGRRLTLRYRVLSRNTLLLYHKRVQAFEKKQHKVQRLQNLATARFSIVGTMGAGKHFTIKDLAESHSDELSDWFSRRKDSED is encoded by the coding sequence ATGCGACAGCCACCGGTCAACCGGATTGCACCTGATGCTATCAAAGCGTGGAAAATAGCGGAGTCGATTCTGGCGGGGGTATTCTGGTTAATAACGATTGCGCTTTTTATTCTAGCATTTATATTTGAATTTTCTTATTGGTATGGTGCAGGGGCTGCTTTCATCAGTGGACTCAGCACATATTTCTTTGTATTTTTACTTCCGACACTTCGCTGGAGAAGATGGCGGTATGAAGTTTTTGAGCAGGAGATATATATTCAGCACGGGATTTTGATTGTATCACGCACACTTGTACCAATGATCCGTGTCCAGCATGTTGATACAAAACAGGGGCCAATACTTAAAAAATACAAGCTGGCGAGTGTGGAGATCTCAACGGCAGCCACAACCCATGAGATTCCTGCTCTCGTTGAAGAGGATGCTTCGGATTTGAGGGACAGGATTTCGGCGCTGGCAAGGGTGGCAGCCACGATGTTTGAGCCAAAACGTTTGCACCCTGCAGCCATTTTATTTAATTTAATTAAAACGGTACGCGAATTTTTATTTGCTATTGTCTTAGGTTTTATCACTTTCCGGGATGAATCCCTGTTTTATTTCGGTCTTATTATCGCGGTTCTGCTGGTGCTCTTTATCACTGCAAGCGTACTGACATGGTACCGCTATACTTACCGGATTGAAGAGGACGAACTGCGGATTGAGTATGGTGTCTTCATCCGGAAAAAACGGTTTATATCCAAAAACCGCATACAATCCATCGACCTGACATCCGGCGTGATTCATCGGATTTTTAAACTGACGAAGGTGCAGATTGAAACTGCCGGCACAGGCACAAGTGCAGAAGCATCACTCAGTGCTGTTAAGCTGGAGGAGGGAGAAGCATTGCGCCAGGAGCTTAAATCAAGCGCTGTCCCGCCGGCAGATGATGAAGAAGCACCTGAAGAAACCGAAAAATTGCCGAACCCCTCTGCCAAAATCAGTTTTAAGCGGCTGTTTATTGTAGGGACTACATCAGGAAGTGTCGGGGTAATTCTGGCATTGGCAGCGGCCGGCTTCTCTGAATTTGAACAGTTTATACCTGAACATTACTTTGACAATACAATTGAATGGGTCGTCGGACTGGGCGTTATTATTCTGATTGTAATGGTGATCTTTCTGCTGCTTCTGCTTTGGCTGCTTGGCATTGCGGGAACGATGATCAAATATGGGAATTTCACTATTACGAAAAACGATGAGGAATTATTTATTACCCGGGGCCTTTTGGAAAAAAAGCAAGTGACGATTCCTTTGAAGCGGATTCAGGCGGTCGGTATTCAGGAGAGCATTATTCGTCAGCCGCTCGGATATGTCACCGTATTTGCGGAAATCGCCGGTGGGTCAATGGATAAGGGTGAGGATTTTTCATCGATTCTTTTTCCTATCATGAAGCGGGATGAACTGGAAGAATTCCTGGAAACCTTTCTGCCGGATTATGCCGGGGTTCAGCGTGAGTTAACACCTTTGCCCAAACAGGCGTTAAAATATTATATTCTGCGAGCGGCCGTACCATTTCTATTGCTTGTTGCGGCAGTAGCAATTTTCATTCCGGCATTTATCTGGATTCCGTTAATATTGCTGCTTGTCGGCGGCCTATTGCTGGGATGGATCCGGTATAAAGACGGGGGCTTTACTATTCGGGGGAGGCGTTTAACACTCCGTTATCGTGTGTTAAGCCGGAATACACTCCTGTTGTATCACAAACGGGTTCAGGCATTCGAGAAAAAACAGCATAAAGTGCAAAGGCTGCAAAATCTCGCAACTGCTCGGTTTTCGATTGTCGGGACAATGGGAGCAGGGAAGCATTTCACAATCAAGGACTTGGCAGAATCACATTCTGATGAATTATCAGACTGGTTTTCCCGCCGAAAAGACAGTGAAGATTAA
- a CDS encoding DEAD/DEAH box helicase, giving the protein MTTFNELNISKPIMDALQKMGFEEATPIQAETIPQALQGNDVIGQAQTGTGKTAAFGIPMIERIDPKERKIQGLVVAPTRELAIQVAEELNRLGKIKGIRSMSVYGGQHMERQIRALKDGPHIVVATPGRLLDHMRRKTIRTTEIQTTVLDEADEMLNMGFIDDIRDILKNIPEERQTLLFSATMPKEIRDIATNLMNNPKEVKVKAKEMTVENIDQYFIEIPEKHKFDTLTNHLDFYAPALAIVFSRTKKRVDEITDGLHARGFRAEGIHGDLTQGKRMSVLNKFKNNRVDVLVATDVAARGLDISGVTHVYNFDIPQDPESYVHRIGRTGRAGRTGEAVSFITPREMAHLNLIEKVTKSKMKRMAPPTHQEAKRGQQQAAADKIREKIDKLDLQDYQETASELLQDYDSMTVVAAALKMMTKERRNAPVNISSVQPISVKKGQGGGKNNKGRPQNKKFYGKRGQGGRNQGGRNQGGRNRQGNYQKNRGRKPNN; this is encoded by the coding sequence GTGACAACATTTAACGAACTAAATATTTCAAAGCCTATTATGGACGCATTGCAAAAGATGGGATTTGAAGAAGCAACGCCGATTCAGGCAGAAACGATTCCGCAGGCTTTACAAGGAAATGACGTAATTGGACAAGCTCAGACAGGAACCGGAAAGACAGCGGCATTCGGGATCCCGATGATTGAAAGAATTGATCCGAAAGAGCGGAAAATTCAAGGGTTGGTTGTTGCACCAACAAGGGAACTCGCCATCCAGGTAGCTGAGGAGCTGAACCGGCTTGGTAAAATAAAAGGCATACGCTCCATGTCGGTTTACGGCGGACAGCATATGGAACGGCAAATCCGTGCTTTAAAGGATGGTCCGCACATCGTCGTTGCCACACCGGGAAGACTGCTCGATCATATGCGCCGAAAAACAATCCGGACGACAGAAATTCAGACAACTGTTCTCGATGAAGCTGATGAAATGCTGAACATGGGCTTCATTGACGATATCCGTGATATTTTGAAAAACATTCCGGAAGAACGGCAGACATTATTATTTTCTGCAACGATGCCAAAAGAAATCCGTGATATTGCAACCAATCTCATGAACAATCCTAAAGAAGTCAAAGTGAAAGCAAAGGAAATGACTGTTGAAAATATCGATCAGTATTTCATTGAAATTCCTGAGAAGCATAAATTCGATACGTTGACCAATCATTTGGACTTTTATGCACCTGCACTTGCAATTGTCTTCAGCCGGACGAAAAAACGGGTGGATGAAATCACGGACGGTCTTCATGCCCGCGGGTTCCGTGCAGAAGGCATCCACGGAGATTTGACACAGGGAAAGCGGATGTCGGTTTTAAACAAATTTAAAAATAATCGTGTCGATGTACTGGTAGCAACTGATGTCGCGGCACGGGGACTGGATATTTCCGGTGTAACGCACGTTTATAACTTTGATATACCGCAGGATCCTGAAAGCTATGTACACCGTATCGGCCGTACCGGAAGAGCAGGACGTACCGGGGAAGCCGTATCATTCATCACACCACGTGAAATGGCGCATTTAAATTTGATTGAGAAAGTAACCAAAAGCAAAATGAAACGGATGGCACCGCCGACTCATCAGGAAGCGAAGCGCGGTCAGCAGCAGGCTGCAGCAGATAAGATCCGGGAAAAGATTGACAAGCTTGATTTGCAGGATTATCAGGAGACAGCCAGTGAACTGCTCCAGGATTACGATTCAATGACAGTTGTGGCTGCTGCTCTTAAAATGATGACAAAAGAACGTCGCAACGCTCCCGTCAATATTTCATCCGTTCAGCCGATCAGCGTGAAAAAAGGCCAGGGCGGCGGCAAGAATAATAAAGGCAGACCACAGAACAAGAAATTTTACGGTAAACGTGGCCAAGGCGGACGCAATCAGGGTGGACGCAACCAAGGCGGGCGTAACCGTCAAGGGAATTATCAGAAAAACCGCGGTCGCAAACCAAATAACTAA
- a CDS encoding DMT family transporter, producing MRIPPFNPYVAVVIGVISVSTSAVLVKLAPQAPSAIIANYRLLLAVLIMAPYVLLKNRHEFKLIQKRDWILSALAGVFLAFHFIVWFESLDYTSVASSVVLVTLQPIFAFLGTYLFFQERFSYGAIISMIIALLGSVIISWGDFQISGAALFGDMLALLGAILITAYFLMGQQARKRLSLMTYTFVVYGISSVTLIIYNLIGGNDFLGYPADHWLVFLALAIFPTFFGHTLFNWALKWLSTATISMGIVFEPVGASILAYIILGEVITWSQWLGGSIVLFGLFLFTMSTAKKRKVTISHKN from the coding sequence ATGCGAATCCCTCCATTTAATCCATATGTTGCAGTCGTGATTGGGGTCATATCTGTTTCGACATCAGCTGTGCTTGTTAAACTGGCACCCCAGGCACCATCAGCCATCATCGCTAATTACCGCCTTCTGCTCGCCGTCTTAATTATGGCACCATATGTGTTATTGAAAAACCGTCATGAATTCAAGCTTATCCAAAAAAGGGACTGGATTTTATCAGCACTTGCCGGGGTCTTTTTGGCCTTTCATTTTATTGTCTGGTTCGAATCATTAGATTATACATCTGTGGCAAGTTCTGTAGTCCTTGTGACACTCCAGCCGATATTTGCTTTTTTGGGAACCTATCTCTTTTTTCAGGAAAGATTTTCATACGGCGCTATCATCAGTATGATCATCGCATTATTGGGCAGTGTCATCATCAGCTGGGGCGACTTCCAGATCAGTGGGGCAGCTTTATTCGGTGACATGCTCGCTTTATTAGGTGCTATCTTAATAACGGCTTATTTTCTGATGGGCCAGCAAGCAAGAAAACGCCTGTCACTGATGACCTATACATTTGTCGTCTACGGCATCAGCTCAGTAACGCTTATCATCTATAACCTGATCGGGGGCAACGATTTCTTAGGATACCCCGCAGACCACTGGCTTGTATTTCTGGCGTTGGCGATTTTCCCGACATTTTTTGGCCACACATTATTCAATTGGGCTTTGAAATGGCTGAGTACCGCAACGATCTCAATGGGCATTGTGTTTGAACCCGTCGGCGCTTCCATTTTGGCTTACATTATATTGGGTGAGGTGATCACCTGGTCACAGTGGCTGGGAGGCTCAATCGTATTATTCGGTCTGTTCCTGTTCACCATGAGCACAGCCAAAAAGCGCAAAGTAACGATATCACATAAGAATTAA